A single genomic interval of Adhaeribacter pallidiroseus harbors:
- a CDS encoding LLM class flavin-dependent oxidoreductase codes for MELGITTFVENTPDPSTGKLLPPYQRMSNLMEEITLADQVGLDVFAIGEHHRPDFLVSSPAVVLAAAAVKTKQIKLSSAVTVLSSDDPVRVFQDFAHVDLLSKGRAEIMAGRGSFIESFPLFGNDLKDYHTLYAEKLELLIKLNKSEKITWQGHHRPSIDNRGVYPRPYQAELPIWVAVGGTPESVVRAANYGLPMALAIIGGMPERFVPFTDLYRETYQKAGHDLKKLQLGINSHGFIGDDSKKAADDFYGPYAYVMSQIGRERGWPPMNRPQFEMMRSPEGSLLVGSPQQVIDKILFNYELFQNTRFLLHISVGTLPHDKVLRAIELLGTVVAPAVKKAVSQTAELT; via the coding sequence ATGGAATTAGGCATTACCACCTTCGTTGAAAATACCCCGGACCCTAGCACCGGCAAATTGCTTCCGCCGTACCAAAGAATGAGCAACCTAATGGAGGAAATTACATTAGCCGACCAGGTAGGTTTAGATGTTTTTGCCATTGGCGAACACCACCGGCCCGATTTTCTGGTATCTTCGCCGGCGGTAGTTTTGGCAGCGGCGGCCGTAAAAACTAAACAAATTAAGTTATCCAGTGCGGTTACCGTATTAAGTTCGGATGATCCGGTGCGGGTTTTTCAGGACTTTGCCCACGTGGATTTATTGTCGAAAGGTCGCGCCGAAATCATGGCGGGCCGGGGATCTTTTATCGAATCTTTCCCGCTGTTTGGCAATGATTTAAAAGATTACCATACGCTTTACGCCGAAAAACTAGAACTGCTCATAAAATTAAATAAAAGCGAAAAGATTACCTGGCAGGGTCACCACCGGCCTTCCATCGATAACCGGGGCGTTTACCCGCGCCCTTACCAGGCCGAATTGCCCATTTGGGTAGCCGTGGGTGGTACGCCGGAATCGGTGGTGCGGGCGGCTAATTACGGGTTACCGATGGCATTGGCTATTATCGGGGGCATGCCGGAGCGCTTTGTACCTTTTACTGATTTGTACCGCGAAACCTACCAAAAAGCCGGGCACGATTTAAAGAAACTGCAACTGGGCATTAACTCGCACGGCTTTATCGGTGATGATTCCAAAAAGGCCGCGGATGATTTTTACGGTCCGTATGCGTACGTGATGAGCCAGATTGGCCGGGAACGCGGCTGGCCTCCCATGAACCGGCCGCAGTTTGAAATGATGCGCTCCCCGGAAGGTTCTTTATTAGTGGGCAGCCCGCAACAGGTAATAGATAAAATTTTGTTTAACTACGAACTCTTTCAGAATACCCGCTTTTTGCTGCACATTAGTGTAGGCACCTTACCCCACGATAAAGTTCTTCGCGCCATTGAATTGCTGGGTACTGTTGTAGCGCCAGCAGTGAAAAAAGCCGTTAGTCAAACGGCCGAGTTAACGTAA
- a CDS encoding CsbD family protein: MENNSFNDDAAELRARSNWTETKGKIRQEYGHLTDDDLEYSEGKQEEWFGKIGDKIGKAAQDVKSWIHSL, encoded by the coding sequence ATGGAAAATAACAGTTTTAATGATGATGCTGCTGAGCTAAGAGCCCGTAGCAACTGGACCGAAACCAAAGGTAAAATCAGACAAGAATATGGCCATTTAACCGACGATGATCTGGAGTATTCCGAAGGAAAACAAGAAGAGTGGTTTGGTAAAATTGGTGACAAAATAGGCAAAGCAGCCCAGGATGTAAAAAGCTGGATTCACAGTTTATAA
- a CDS encoding pirin family protein — protein MLDIVIEARKAAIVPGMEVRRILPFRLRRMVGPFIFMDHAGPVQIIPQQVSIMDVLPHPHIGLSTVSYLFDGQVTHRDSLGVKQIIRPGEVNWMTAGRGIAHSERFEDPATLAGGSLEMVQTWVALPEKEEEALPAFDNYQPEQLPVFTDTGIWMRLIAGNAYGLKNAVKTHSPLFYLHVVLEPGVRFGLPPQYPERGVYVAKGRVEIAGRIYTVGQMLVFTKNSDPIIMAKERTTLMLLGGEPLGERFIWWNFVSSRKERIEQAKADWKEGRILLPPTDNREFVPLPEDKSRPAASPPPQALS, from the coding sequence ATGTTAGACATTGTAATTGAAGCGCGTAAAGCCGCTATCGTTCCGGGTATGGAAGTTCGCCGGATTCTTCCTTTTCGGCTGCGCCGGATGGTAGGTCCGTTTATATTCATGGATCATGCGGGTCCTGTGCAAATAATACCGCAGCAAGTTTCTATCATGGATGTATTGCCGCACCCGCACATTGGGTTATCTACGGTCAGTTATTTGTTCGATGGCCAGGTGACGCACCGCGATAGCCTGGGCGTAAAGCAAATAATCCGGCCGGGCGAAGTAAACTGGATGACGGCGGGGCGGGGCATTGCGCATTCGGAGCGGTTCGAGGATCCGGCCACGCTGGCGGGTGGGTCGTTAGAAATGGTTCAGACCTGGGTAGCTTTACCCGAAAAAGAAGAAGAAGCTTTACCGGCTTTCGATAACTACCAGCCGGAGCAATTACCCGTTTTTACGGATACCGGCATTTGGATGCGCTTAATTGCCGGCAATGCTTATGGGTTAAAGAATGCTGTGAAAACGCATTCGCCGCTGTTTTACTTACACGTGGTGCTGGAACCTGGCGTACGGTTTGGGTTGCCCCCGCAGTATCCCGAAAGAGGAGTTTACGTAGCCAAAGGCCGTGTCGAAATTGCCGGACGCATCTACACCGTGGGCCAAATGCTGGTTTTTACGAAAAACTCTGACCCGATTATAATGGCGAAAGAACGCACTACTCTCATGTTGTTAGGCGGCGAACCCTTGGGGGAACGATTTATCTGGTGGAATTTTGTATCGTCTAGGAAAGAACGCATTGAACAAGCGAAAGCCGACTGGAAAGAAGGCCGCATTTTGTTGCCCCCCACCGACAACCGGGAATTTGTACCACTTCCGGAAGATAAATCCCGGCCAGCCGCTAGTCCGCCGCCCCAGGCGCTTTCTTGA
- a CDS encoding VOC family protein, producing the protein MTDLTVTTIRPFLTVNNGQNAVDFYISAFGAIEKTRFEMPDNKLSSVLEIEKAIKLGATEICPMTTEEDWRIGKLKDPFGHIWEIGYTL; encoded by the coding sequence ATGACAGACCTTACTGTAACAACTATAAGGCCCTTTCTGACCGTTAACAACGGGCAAAATGCAGTGGACTTTTATATATCGGCTTTCGGCGCCATTGAAAAAACAAGGTTTGAAATGCCCGATAATAAACTATCGTCGGTACTTGAAATTGAAAAAGCCATTAAGTTAGGGGCAACAGAAATTTGTCCGATGACAACGGAAGAAGATTGGCGAATAGGAAAACTGAAGGACCCATTTGGCCACATCTGGGAAATTGGTTATACTTTATAG
- a CDS encoding DUF4348 domain-containing protein has translation MKNIFLLLFSSLVLSCNNSKVNAEVSDLEVESKPLHTDTVSTNIKTSQIIVPENVDDKFETFLKYFNEDSTFQISRIDFPLKVKVADSDKNYEMSEEIIQKSGFRKMDFTYDSSSANKEVDSYEQKINIKGNKAIIEVRGIENGIMANFYFEKKKGKWMLVTWEDSST, from the coding sequence ATGAAAAATATATTCCTTTTACTCTTCTCATCTTTGGTTTTGAGTTGCAATAACTCAAAAGTAAATGCTGAAGTTTCAGATCTTGAAGTAGAGTCTAAGCCGCTTCATACTGACACAGTATCTACGAATATAAAAACTTCGCAAATTATAGTTCCTGAAAATGTCGACGATAAGTTTGAAACTTTTTTAAAATATTTCAATGAAGATTCCACTTTTCAAATTAGCAGAATCGATTTTCCATTAAAAGTTAAGGTAGCTGACTCTGACAAGAACTATGAGATGTCAGAAGAAATAATACAAAAGAGTGGGTTCAGAAAAATGGATTTCACATATGACTCTTCATCTGCAAATAAGGAAGTTGATAGCTATGAGCAAAAGATTAATATAAAAGGTAATAAAGCCATTATTGAAGTTAGAGGAATAGAAAATGGAATAATGGCTAATTTCTATTTTGAAAAGAAAAAGGGAAAATGGATGTTGGTCACTTGGGAAGATTCATCAACTTAA
- a CDS encoding tyrosine-type recombinase/integrase, whose translation MEYYVRLLFFALPGLQLPHLVEALLPVAQIHLSAQLIIKDVALLKKLWEQQYQETPDFVPCPLPYLEKMHLLNYSPRTMRTYHSLLLRFLNSFSEVDLPAIAGFTPEQVNEFHQVLQQRGQSYVYINQSINAIKFYYSKVLNRLDMNLADVSRPYQKDKLPQVLSLEEVAAILKAPVNQKHRCLLQLLYAGGLRIGEVINLKLTDVQSQRNLLLIRGGKGQKDRTTLLATRLLEELRTYYRLYKPKVWLFEGPEGGPCSVGSIRKVFQEAKKKAGVTRPATPHTLRHSFATHLLEAGTDLRYIQALLGHSSSKTTEIYTHVTQHGLEKIMSPLDRLLI comes from the coding sequence ATGGAGTACTACGTACGGTTGCTTTTTTTTGCTTTACCCGGGTTACAGTTGCCTCACCTGGTAGAGGCGCTGTTGCCGGTGGCACAGATTCATTTATCTGCGCAGTTAATTATTAAAGATGTGGCTTTGTTAAAAAAGCTGTGGGAGCAACAATACCAAGAGACTCCCGACTTTGTACCGTGCCCATTGCCTTACCTGGAGAAGATGCACCTGCTTAATTATAGCCCCCGTACCATGCGCACGTACCACTCCCTTTTGCTCCGATTTTTAAATTCATTTTCGGAAGTAGATCTGCCGGCTATAGCCGGTTTTACGCCGGAGCAAGTAAACGAGTTCCATCAGGTATTGCAGCAAAGGGGTCAATCTTATGTATATATTAACCAATCCATAAATGCTATAAAATTTTATTACAGCAAAGTTTTAAATCGGCTGGATATGAACCTGGCAGATGTTAGCCGGCCCTATCAGAAAGATAAATTGCCCCAAGTATTAAGCTTGGAAGAAGTAGCGGCCATTTTAAAAGCGCCGGTAAATCAAAAACATCGCTGCCTATTGCAATTACTTTATGCTGGTGGATTGCGCATTGGCGAAGTAATTAATCTGAAACTAACCGATGTGCAATCGCAGCGTAACTTACTGCTAATACGGGGCGGCAAGGGTCAAAAAGACCGGACTACCTTACTTGCTACCCGGTTGCTGGAAGAGCTGCGCACTTATTACCGGCTATATAAACCCAAGGTCTGGCTTTTTGAAGGGCCGGAGGGTGGGCCCTGTTCGGTTGGCAGCATCCGCAAAGTATTTCAGGAAGCCAAAAAGAAAGCTGGTGTTACCCGGCCTGCCACCCCGCATACGCTACGGCACTCTTTTGCTACCCACTTACTGGAAGCAGGCACCGATTTGCGTTATATTCAGGCACTACTGGGGCATTCGTCCAGCAAAACCACTGAGATCTATACCCATGTAACCCAACACGGGCTCGAAAAAATAATGAGCCCATTGGATAGATTACTGATTTAA
- a CDS encoding UxaA family hydrolase, with amino-acid sequence MDCRLWTHVYASKSIKSTSAGRRNCGPYGFKKGEAIVFDNETFLLQDNIAAKHKFAAKDFALGDPVTMYGVLVGKAMLPISRGGLISTANLKHAASDYSGRTKQYTWTPPDVSKWQNRTFNGYLRPDGKVGTANYWLFVPTVFCENRNLEVIKDALTRELGYAKSQKYQNQTRQLVELYKQSGSAEAVANTDFKLFTEKLETKRVFENIDGIKFLTHQGGCGGTRQDSEILSKLLVGYMDHPNVAGVTILSLGCQHLQYDQMQQHIRERNPNFNKPVYFYEQQTSQSEEHLLGEAIKQTFIGLIEANKQTRQPAPLSKLVLGVKCGGSDGFSGISANPALGYAADLVVALGGSVLLAEFPELNGVEQELVDRSVDDETANKFIRLMKGYSAQAQAVGSGFDMNPSPGNIKDGLITDAIKSAGAAKKGGTAPVADVLDYTEPVRKPGLSLVCTPGNDVEATTGKAGSGANVIVFTTGLGTPTGNPVCPVVKISTNTKLAQRMADIIDLDTGDIITGEATIESKGEEILEFCIKVASGEVTPKAVQLGQDDFIPWKRGVSL; translated from the coding sequence ATGGACTGTCGACTATGGACCCATGTATATGCAAGCAAAAGTATTAAAAGTACATCCGCAGGACGACGTAATTGTGGCCCTTATGGATTTAAAAAAGGAGAGGCGATAGTTTTTGATAATGAGACTTTTCTGCTGCAAGATAATATTGCGGCCAAACATAAATTTGCGGCGAAAGATTTTGCCCTCGGCGATCCGGTTACCATGTACGGGGTTTTGGTGGGCAAAGCCATGTTACCCATTTCGCGCGGAGGACTTATTTCTACGGCTAATTTAAAACACGCGGCCTCCGACTACAGCGGCCGCACCAAACAATACACCTGGACCCCGCCCGACGTGAGCAAATGGCAAAACCGCACCTTTAACGGCTACCTGCGCCCGGATGGCAAAGTAGGTACGGCTAATTACTGGTTGTTTGTGCCTACTGTATTCTGCGAAAACCGCAACTTAGAAGTAATTAAAGACGCTTTAACCCGCGAGTTAGGTTATGCTAAAAGCCAGAAATACCAGAACCAGACCCGCCAGTTAGTAGAGTTGTACAAACAAAGCGGCTCCGCCGAGGCCGTGGCGAATACCGATTTTAAATTATTTACCGAAAAGCTGGAAACTAAGCGTGTATTCGAAAACATCGACGGCATCAAGTTTTTAACCCACCAGGGTGGCTGCGGTGGCACCCGTCAGGACTCGGAAATACTCAGCAAATTACTCGTGGGCTACATGGATCACCCGAACGTGGCCGGCGTTACCATTCTGAGCTTGGGTTGCCAGCACCTACAATACGACCAGATGCAGCAGCATATCCGGGAACGTAATCCGAATTTTAATAAGCCGGTTTACTTTTATGAGCAGCAAACCAGCCAAAGCGAAGAACATTTGCTTGGCGAAGCCATTAAACAAACGTTTATTGGTTTAATTGAGGCCAACAAACAAACCCGACAGCCCGCCCCTTTAAGCAAATTGGTGCTGGGGGTAAAATGCGGTGGTTCCGACGGCTTTTCGGGCATTTCGGCCAACCCGGCTTTAGGCTATGCCGCCGATCTAGTGGTGGCACTGGGTGGCTCGGTTTTACTGGCCGAGTTTCCGGAATTAAACGGCGTAGAACAAGAACTCGTGGACCGCAGCGTAGACGATGAAACCGCCAACAAATTTATCCGGCTCATGAAAGGCTACTCGGCGCAGGCGCAAGCCGTCGGTTCCGGCTTCGACATGAATCCATCGCCGGGCAACATTAAAGACGGTTTGATTACCGATGCGATTAAAAGCGCCGGCGCCGCTAAAAAAGGCGGCACTGCCCCGGTGGCCGATGTACTGGATTATACCGAACCGGTACGTAAGCCCGGTTTAAGCTTAGTGTGCACTCCCGGCAACGACGTAGAAGCTACCACCGGCAAAGCCGGCTCCGGCGCCAACGTAATTGTGTTTACCACCGGCTTAGGCACGCCAACCGGCAATCCCGTTTGCCCGGTGGTAAAAATATCCACCAACACCAAACTGGCCCAGCGCATGGCCGATATCATTGACCTGGACACCGGCGACATTATTACGGGCGAAGCTACCATCGAAAGTAAGGGCGAAGAAATTCTGGAGTTTTGTATTAAAGTAGCCAGCGGCGAAGTTACTCCTAAAGCCGTGCAACTCGGCCAGGATGATTTTATTCCCTGGAAGCGGGGCGTATCGTTGTAG
- a CDS encoding sugar phosphate isomerase/epimerase family protein — MQNRRNFLRASGALMLGGLGGLMLPGCNTKEAKTSTENTSADSTATATTNPSPAAAALPAAGLQLYTVRDLMEKDLKGTLQKIADIGYKNMEAAAGSKGHYYGMKPKEFASMLEGMGMQLRSSHVQVGYNTGGKKPANETLTYDLQKLVDMAAEAGQKYLICAYLADNERRNLDDYKSHIALFNKAGEACKKAGLQFAYHNHAFEFDTMEGQVPYNLILAQTDKDLVKMELDLYWMAKAGKDSVAMFKEHPSRFPLWHVKDMDKTEKKFFTEVGNGSIDFKPIFAAAQTAGMEYYFVEQDQTPGNPIDSITTSYTNLNKVLAA, encoded by the coding sequence ATGCAAAACAGAAGAAATTTTTTGAGAGCTTCCGGTGCCTTAATGTTAGGCGGCTTGGGCGGTTTAATGCTGCCGGGCTGTAACACCAAAGAAGCTAAAACCAGTACGGAAAACACCAGCGCCGATAGCACGGCTACAGCCACTACCAACCCGAGCCCGGCCGCAGCTGCCTTACCAGCCGCTGGCTTGCAGTTGTATACCGTGCGCGATTTAATGGAAAAAGACTTAAAAGGTACGCTCCAGAAAATTGCCGACATTGGCTACAAAAACATGGAAGCAGCGGCGGGTTCTAAAGGGCATTATTACGGCATGAAGCCCAAAGAATTTGCCTCTATGCTGGAAGGCATGGGCATGCAACTCCGGAGTTCGCACGTGCAGGTAGGATACAATACCGGTGGCAAAAAACCAGCCAACGAAACCTTAACCTACGATTTGCAGAAGTTAGTAGACATGGCCGCCGAAGCTGGTCAAAAATATTTAATTTGCGCCTATCTGGCCGATAATGAACGCCGTAACCTGGATGATTATAAAAGCCATATTGCTTTGTTTAACAAAGCCGGCGAAGCTTGTAAAAAAGCGGGATTACAGTTTGCTTACCACAACCACGCTTTCGAGTTTGATACCATGGAAGGGCAGGTGCCCTACAATTTGATATTGGCGCAAACCGATAAAGATTTGGTGAAAATGGAGCTGGACTTGTACTGGATGGCCAAAGCCGGTAAAGATTCCGTGGCTATGTTTAAGGAGCACCCGAGCCGGTTCCCGCTCTGGCACGTAAAAGATATGGACAAAACCGAGAAAAAGTTCTTTACCGAAGTTGGCAACGGCTCCATTGATTTTAAACCTATTTTTGCCGCCGCGCAAACAGCAGGAATGGAGTATTACTTTGTGGAGCAAGACCAAACCCCGGGCAACCCTATCGATAGCATCACCACCAGTTACACCAATTTAAATAAAGTGTTAGCGGCGTAG
- a CDS encoding ThuA domain-containing protein has product MGKRSKYLFFVLVWGFLLPLGALAKSAINWKSVTILVFTKNGKGYVHDNIPSAVAALQLMAQQQGFRVEVSDDPAVFTPENLKKFTLLLFPSTNNEVFDTPEQRLAFRRYIQAGGGFVGLHSVIGTERNWTWFKQMLGGSFLWHPKLQKLKIRVIDSTHPSVQGLPKVWEKPDECYFMKELYPGVRAVMAHDLSVLDRTDSTESEKIKNAAGAYTALYPAAWYQTYDGGYIWITALGHAKTDYQDPVFLRHIWQGIQYVAGQVKKLTPANASATAYDEPVRY; this is encoded by the coding sequence ATGGGCAAACGATCGAAATACCTGTTTTTTGTTTTGGTGTGGGGGTTTTTGTTGCCCCTTGGGGCTTTGGCTAAATCAGCCATTAACTGGAAAAGCGTTACTATTTTGGTTTTTACTAAAAACGGCAAGGGGTACGTGCACGATAATATTCCGTCGGCGGTAGCAGCGCTGCAATTAATGGCCCAGCAACAAGGCTTTCGGGTAGAAGTAAGCGACGATCCGGCGGTGTTTACGCCCGAAAATTTAAAAAAATTTACCTTGTTGTTGTTTCCCAGCACCAACAACGAGGTGTTTGATACACCGGAGCAGCGGCTGGCTTTCCGGCGCTACATCCAGGCGGGGGGCGGTTTTGTGGGCTTGCATTCCGTAATTGGCACCGAACGAAACTGGACTTGGTTTAAACAAATGCTGGGCGGTAGTTTTTTATGGCATCCCAAATTGCAAAAATTAAAAATCCGGGTCATAGATTCAACTCACCCCAGTGTGCAGGGTTTACCAAAAGTTTGGGAAAAGCCCGACGAATGTTATTTCATGAAAGAATTGTATCCGGGCGTTCGTGCAGTTATGGCCCACGATTTAAGCGTGCTGGATAGAACCGATTCTACCGAAAGTGAAAAAATTAAAAACGCAGCCGGCGCTTACACGGCTCTGTACCCCGCGGCCTGGTACCAAACCTACGATGGCGGCTATATCTGGATAACGGCCTTAGGTCATGCCAAAACCGACTATCAAGACCCTGTTTTCTTGCGGCACATTTGGCAAGGAATTCAGTACGTGGCTGGTCAGGTAAAAAAATTAACCCCTGCTAACGCCTCCGCCACTGCCTACGATGAACCTGTGCGGTATTAA